A region of the Chryseobacterium cucumeris genome:
TCTTCCTGTCCTTTATCAGTAATATAATAGTTACGATCTGCAGGATTTTCCTTGGCAATCCAGCCTTTCTCAACAAATTGTTCTAAAAGAAGCTGTCCTAATTTTCCGCCGATATGCTCATAGCATGTTTTGGCTGGCTTTCTGCCGGTTGATGTATTCATATTATTAGTTTAATTGGTGTTATTTGGATGCATTAATTCAGATGCAGATAATCTTTAATGGTTTTCAGAACCCCGAAGCTGTCGTTGGTGCATGCTTCAAAATTGGCTACCTGTTTTACATTGGGATGGGCATTTTGCATCGCGTAAGAATATTTGGCATTCTTCAGCATTTCTATATCGTTCATATAATCCCCGAAAGCCATCGTATTTTCAGGAGAAATGCCCAGCGATTTCTGAAGGATTTTCAAAGCATTTCCTTTATTGATATCTTTATTCATAACATCCAGCCAATACGCTCCTGAAACCACTACTTCCAGACCGAATTCTTCAAATTTTTTCAGTGCCGGATACAGATGTTTTTCAGAACCTTCAGGATGATAAACTGCTATTTTAAAGGCGGTATCATCAATTTTTTCTGTCAG
Encoded here:
- a CDS encoding ArsR family transcriptional regulator; this encodes MNTSTGRKPAKTCYEHIGGKLGQLLLEQFVEKGWIAKENPADRNYYITDKGQEEFTKMGLDLSQIKTE